One window of the Triticum dicoccoides isolate Atlit2015 ecotype Zavitan chromosome 3B, WEW_v2.0, whole genome shotgun sequence genome contains the following:
- the LOC119277832 gene encoding protein NRT1/ PTR FAMILY 8.2-like → MEAVEVESKGSHGGDDRRKDRRTSWGCVLLLVNNCFQYTAYFGVSTNLVNYLKVQLHSGSKAAANSVTNWQGTGSITPLAAAFLADSFLGRYWTITVFLLISVAGYGVVTASASAALESAVFYAGLYLVALGGALQPVLSSFGADQFDAEADEEERGRQSSFFNWFYLSINVGSLVGGTVLVWVQSAHGWLLGYGIPALLSVVAVALFLAGTGAYRRHQPPGGSPLTRIAQVVVAAARKCDVVAPADAALLHELDGEDGMSAILGSRRLAHTDQFRVLDKAAVETAGDKARPASPWRLCTVTQVEELKCVLRLLPVWACGIIFAAAYTQMTTTFILQGDTLDPRVGSFSVPAAVLTVFDTLSVMLWVPLYDRAVVPLARRLTGHRRGFTQLARMGVGFVILTIAMLAAGTLEVARRRVVARHGTYSGEDGAEYVPMSIFWQVPQYVVVGAAEVFTFIGQMEFFYDQAPDAMRSVCSGLSGAAFALGNYASSALVAVVVGATTRGGRPGWIPDDINDGHLDYFFWLLAMLCIGNFGAYLLVARWYSYKKTAD, encoded by the exons ATGGAAGCTGTAGAAGTAGAATCGAAAGGCTCTCACGGTGGcgatgatcgccggaaggatcgccGGACCTCGTGGGGCTGCGTTCTTCTCCTCG TGAACAACTGCTTCCAGTACACGGCCTACTTTGGCGTGTCGACCAACCTGGTGAACTACCTCAAGGTCCAGCTGCACTCCGGCAGCAAGGCCGCCGCCAACAGCGTCACCAACTGGCAGGGCACGGGCTCCAtcacgccgctcgccgccgccttcctcgccgACTCCTTCCTCGGCAGATACTGGACCATCACCGTCTTCCTCCTCATCTCCGTTGCCGGGTATGGGGTGGTGACGGCGAGCGCGTCGGCGGCGCTGGAGAGCGCGGTGTTCTACGCGGGGCTGTACCTGGTGGCGCTGGGCGGCGCGCTGCAGCCGGTCCTGTCGTCGTTCGGGGCCGACCAGTTCGACGCCGAGGCCGACGAGGAGGAGCGCGGGCGGCAGAGCTCCTTCTTCAACTGGTTCTACCTCTCCATCAACGTGGGCTCGCTGGTCGGCGGCACCGTGCTGGTGTGGGTGCAGTCCGCGCATGGTTGGCTGCTGGGCTACGGCATCCCGGCGCTGCTGAGCGTGGTCGCCGTCGCGCTGTTCCTGGCCGGCACCGGCGCGTACCGGCGCCACCAGCCCCCGGGCGGCAGCCCGCTCACCAGGATCGCGCAGGTGGTGGTCGCCGCCGCCAGGAAGTGCGACGTGGTGGCGCCCGCGGACGCCGCGCTGCTGCACGAGCTTGACGGCGAGGACGGCATGTCCGCGATACTGGGGAGCCGCCGCCTCGCGCACACCGACCAGTTCAG GGTCTTGGACAAGGCGGCGGTGGAGACGGCCGGCGACAAGGCGCGGCCGGCGAGCCCGTGGCGGCTGTGCACGGTGACACAGGTGGAGGAGCTCAAGTGCGTGCTCCGGCTGCTGCCGGTGTGGGCATGCGGCATCATCTTCGCGGCGGCGTACACGCAGATGACCACCACCTTCATCCTCCAGGGTGACACGCTGGACCCGCGTGTCGGCAGCTTCAGCGTGCCCGCCGCCGTGCTCACCGTCTTCGACACGCTCAGCGTCATGCTCTGGGTGCCGCTCTACGACCGCGCCGTCGTCCCGCTCGCGCGCCGCCTTACGGGCCACCGCCGCGGGTTCACGCAGCTGGCGCGCATGGGCGTGGGCTTCGTCATCCTCACGATCGCCATGCTCGCCGCCGGCACGCTCGAGGTGGCGCGGCGCCGCGTCGTCGCGCGCCACGGCACGTACAGCGGCGAGGACGGCGCGGAGTACGTGCCGATGTCGATCTTCTGGCAGGTGCCGCAGTACGTGGTGGTGGGGGCGGCGGAGGTGTTCACGTTCATCGGGCAGATGGAGTTCTTCTACGACCAGGCGCCGGACGCCATGCGGAGCGTCTGCTCGGGGCTCTCCGGCGCGGCGTTTGCGCTGGGCAACTATGCGAGCTCGGCGCTGGTGGCCGTCGTGGTGGGCGCCACCACCCGGGGCGGGCGGCCTGGGTGGATTCCCGACGACATCAATGACGGCCACCTGGACTACTTCTTCTGGCTGCTCGCCATGCTCTGCATCGGCAACTTCGGCGCGTACCTGCTCGTCGCACGGTGGTATAGCTACAAGAAGACCGCTGACTGA